A stretch of the candidate division WOR-3 bacterium genome encodes the following:
- a CDS encoding D-tyrosyl-tRNA(Tyr) deacylase, with protein sequence MRVAVQRVTRAKVTVGSETTGEIGPGMLLLVGVGREDNEETCCRMAAKVSRLRIFDDDAGRMNLSLLDTHGQALVVSQFTLYADTSRGLRPSFTNAGAPERAKELYERFVSELAYLGVPTRTGRFGAKMDVELVNDGPVTLMLEEPERSTASG encoded by the coding sequence ATGCGCGTTGCGGTGCAACGAGTGACGAGAGCCAAGGTCACTGTCGGCAGCGAGACGACCGGCGAAATCGGACCGGGGATGCTGCTGTTGGTCGGCGTGGGCAGGGAAGACAACGAAGAGACCTGCTGCCGGATGGCTGCCAAGGTTTCGCGGCTCCGCATATTCGATGATGACGCCGGCAGGATGAACCTCTCGCTCCTCGACACGCACGGGCAAGCGCTGGTGGTATCGCAGTTCACGCTCTACGCCGACACCAGCCGGGGTCTCCGGCCGTCGTTCACGAATGCGGGCGCACCGGAACGGGCCAAGGAACTGTACGAGCGGTTCGTGTCCGAGCTTGCCTACCTGGGAGTGCCGACCCGCACCGGCAGGTTCGGCGCCAAGATGGACGTGGAGTTGGTCAATGACGGGCCGGTAACGTTGATGCTGGAAGAACCGGAGAGGAGTACTGCCAGTGGTTAA
- a CDS encoding YicC family protein, producing the protein MVKSMTGVGRAEAILPPWNSKIVVDIRAVNHKYLELTVKLPSQIAGYEGEVRDMVRRRVRRGYLQLQASLDESAEAPTLALDHRMVRDYLRLSRELKAKYRIPGEVDLDTVLSYPGIIAPQRADADQGRLWRRCRTVIALALSRLVKMQQAEGAALIRDLRKRITKIRHAVQVIEQRVPERLKERRANLLAQLKDLNVESDSKRILEEVAFISEKVDIHEECVRLKSHCSLFRGALTSSTASGKKLDFIAQEMLRETDTLAAKARDMIISRRAIEIKGEIEKLKEQVRNVE; encoded by the coding sequence GTGGTTAAGAGCATGACCGGCGTGGGCCGGGCCGAAGCTATTCTGCCGCCGTGGAACTCGAAGATCGTCGTAGACATCCGCGCGGTCAACCACAAATACCTGGAGCTGACTGTCAAACTGCCGTCCCAGATCGCCGGCTATGAAGGCGAGGTCCGCGATATGGTCCGCCGCCGCGTCCGCCGCGGCTACCTGCAGTTGCAGGCTTCGCTCGACGAGAGCGCGGAAGCCCCGACGCTTGCGCTCGACCACCGCATGGTGCGCGACTATCTCCGGCTATCCCGGGAACTGAAGGCGAAGTACCGGATTCCCGGCGAAGTCGACCTCGACACGGTACTCTCCTATCCCGGCATCATCGCACCGCAGCGGGCCGACGCTGACCAGGGCAGGCTATGGCGCCGCTGCCGGACGGTCATCGCTCTCGCCTTGAGCCGGTTGGTGAAGATGCAGCAGGCCGAGGGCGCGGCCCTCATCCGCGACCTGAGGAAACGCATCACCAAGATCCGCCATGCCGTCCAGGTTATCGAACAGCGGGTGCCGGAACGTCTGAAGGAACGCCGGGCAAACCTGCTCGCCCAACTCAAAGACCTCAATGTCGAGTCCGACTCCAAGCGCATCCTCGAAGAAGTCGCCTTCATCAGTGAGAAGGTGGATATCCACGAGGAGTGCGTGCGCCTGAAGAGCCATTGCTCGCTGTTCCGCGGCGCTCTCACCTCCTCGACCGCGTCGGGCAAGAAGCTCGACTTCATAGCCCAGGAGATGTTGCGCGAAACCGATACCCTGGCGGCCAAGGCCCGCGACATGATCATCTCGCGCCGCGCCATAGAGATCAAGGGCGAGATCGAGAAGCTGAAGGAACAGGTCAGGAATGTCGAGTAA
- a CDS encoding guanylate kinase, with translation MSSNALRHTRHAQRRATSHAASGVLRRASSVGHSPFLVVLSAPSGAGKTSICREVERRGRDIAYSVSATTRPRRQGEIHGRSYLFCSEKQFNQMSARNGLLESAGVYGHRYGTPKAPVLRHFRAGRDVIADLDVQGMRSCRKALPGTVSIFVTAPDFTELDRRLHGRGTESADSVKRREADREEELAAVPEFDYLVVNDRLEQAVDDVMAIVRSERLRTSRMSPTARNPKTKTEGRRPQK, from the coding sequence ATGTCGAGTAACGCTCTACGCCACACGCGTCACGCTCAACGCCGGGCAACCAGCCACGCGGCATCCGGCGTCTTGCGTCGCGCGTCGAGCGTCGGGCACTCGCCGTTTCTCGTGGTGCTGTCGGCGCCCTCCGGCGCGGGCAAGACATCGATCTGTCGCGAAGTGGAGCGTCGCGGCCGGGATATCGCCTACTCGGTCTCCGCTACTACCAGGCCGAGACGCCAAGGCGAGATCCATGGCCGAAGCTACCTCTTCTGCTCGGAGAAGCAGTTCAATCAGATGAGCGCTCGGAACGGCCTGCTGGAGAGTGCCGGCGTCTACGGCCACCGGTACGGCACTCCGAAAGCGCCGGTATTGCGCCATTTCCGCGCGGGCCGCGACGTGATCGCCGACCTCGACGTACAGGGAATGCGCTCATGCCGCAAGGCGCTTCCCGGCACGGTCAGCATCTTCGTTACCGCGCCCGACTTCACCGAGCTCGACCGCAGGCTCCATGGCCGCGGCACCGAATCGGCCGATTCCGTCAAGCGACGCGAGGCGGACCGGGAGGAAGAGCTGGCAGCTGTCCCCGAGTTCGATTACCTGGTGGTCAACGACCGACTGGAGCAGGCGGTCGACGATGTGATGGCGATCGTCCGGTCCGAAAGACTCCGGACGTCGCGAATGAGTCCGACCGCCCGAAACCCCAAGACCAAGACCGAAGGCAGGAGGCCACAGAAGTGA